The Triticum urartu cultivar G1812 chromosome 5, Tu2.1, whole genome shotgun sequence genome contains the following window.
GCGTCCATCCAATTCCATTGTTAAAAGATAGGGCCACCCTTACTAGTTTACTTCAATCATTGTGAATTTATTTTTCTTGGATGATATGAATGTGCAGTTCCTGCTGGTTTTGATGTAGGGACCACACGGTTGATTAATCCTACTTTAGTGATctacgctcttatatttctttacagagggagtattatttAATTTTTTAAATAACGTTTCCCAGATTATACCTGGATTTTTTTTTTTGGattcttagagcatctccagcagCTTCCCTTTTGCCAAAAATTTCATTTTATAGAGGAAGTTTGCACAGAAAACACGCTCCAACAGATTCCCTATTCCCACCCCCCCCTCTCTCTACATAGAGTGGAAGTTCCCAATACCTTTTCCAATACATGCCATGTCAGCGGGCCGCTGCCAATCACCGCCGACCACTGCGCCGCTGCCGCACGTCGCTGCCGGACTGCCAAACTGCGCCGCCCACCGCCGTGCCGCACCACCACCATGTTAAGAGTAATCCTTGGAGCAGTCAGTCAGTCTTTCCTTAGGTACTATGCTAGCGAGTCAAGACTGTGTCTTAGGCTACAAGTCAGTGGGTCAAGATGTCTTAGGCTGTAAGAAAGCCATGGAGGTGGTTCTGTACTAGTTGCTTTCAACTATAAATATGGGGTGAAGCCTAGCCAGCTGCATCCATCTCAGCCCAGAAACTGAGTTCCCAATCAGAATCACCTGTGCTCTTGCTAGTTGCTGCTAACAATTAGCATCAGAGCTGATTAAGGTGAGGATCCTAAGAGATGTTAGTTTTAGGTCAGGGCGCTGCCCGTAGTCCAACTCCCTAGCCACGGTGCCATTCCCCCTCACCACCACCAAGACAACCGCGCCACCGTGATGTTGGAACGTGCGAGGTTGTCGTTGAGCGTGTCATTAAGAATCTTGGCGGTGGCAAGTACCCGACGCTGACACGAACGAACAACGCCGAATAGAGCCTTCGCATGAAAGTCATGCTGCAGGCTCGGGGCCTCCGGGAGGCTATCGAGCTTGGCGCTTACGACTTGTAGGAAGGTCGAATGGCGCTGGAGGCCATCTTGCACGCGGTACCGCCAGAGATGATGGCCAGCCTGGCTGTCAAGCGGAGCGCGCAGGAGGCTTGGGAGGCAGTCCGAGCCATGCGTGTCGGCATGGATCGCGTGCGGAAGGGCAAGGCACAACAGTCGAGGAAGGAATTTGAGACGATCTCATTCCATGAAAGGGAGTCCGTCTCCGACATTGCGCTGCGCCTCACCAACCTCGTCACAAGCCTCGCCACTCTTGTAGAACCGATAGATGAATCTGAAACCATCGAGAAATTCTTGTGACTTGTGTCACTCAAGTTCTCCTAGCTTGCTCTTTTGATCGAGATCCTCCTCGACATCTTTGAGTTGTTGTTTGAAGAGGTCACTGGTTGGTTGAAGGCGGCGTAGAACCGTCTCGAGTCGCAGGAGCCTCCACATGGGCATGACAGGCTTCTTCTCACCAAGCAGCAGTGGCTGAAGAAGATGAAAGTTCGCCAAGGGAGCAGCTACTCCCGGCCTGCGTGCGGCAGTGTACAACATCGATGGTGACCGCAACGGAAGAAGGGTGGAGAAGGTGGTCATGATCACGCGGCACCCAGGGATGGCGCACACGATGACACATGCCACAATTGTAGGCGTCATGGCTGGGCCAAGGAGTGCAAGCAGCCTAGGAGAAACAGGGCTCTCCTGGCCCAAGCAGAGGAAGATGATGAGCCTGCTCTCGTCATGGCTCAGGTCCGTGCCGCTCCAGCCCTAGCAACAGAGGTGCAGGACAACGTCACTTCAGCCCCAACCATGGAGGTATAGGACAACATCACTCCACTTCAGCCATGGTGATGCATGACAACATTGTTCTAGCCTCAGCCATAGTGGTGTAGGATAGTACCACTCTAGCTCCAGAGCATGCTCCCCTTCACATCGATGAGCCGAAGGCGAAAGCCTACCTCGGCACAAACAACGACGATGAGCGAATCGAGGGCGGGTACCTCGACAGCGGCGCCACAAACCATGTAGAGGCCATGGCGATGCCTTTGCTGAAATTGACCTAACGGTCACTGGCACTGTCAAATTTGGCGATGCTAAAATCGTCGAAATCAGGGGCATTGGCACCATCATCTTCGCTGGCAAGAACAACGGAACACAAGGCCCCCAGTGGCGTTTACTTCATCCCATGGCTGAAGAACCCAATCAACAACATTGGTCAGCTTGATGAGAGCGATGCATGTGTGCTGACCAGAAGAGATGTGCTTTGAATTTGGGATCAACAAGGTCGACTCCTTGTTTGGGTTAGGCATGGCCAGAATTGCCTTTACCTCCTACATCTTCAGGTGGCCTGCCCAATATGCCTCTCTGCCCGCCATGACGACATCACTTGGTGGTGTGATGAGAGATATTGGCATCTCAATTTTGACGCATTGGAGAAGATGGGACACCTCACTATGACACGCGGGCTGCCATGGCAGGATCACGGGGAGCAGCTCTGCGACATGGGTGTCATCACTAAGCATGGCTGCGGCACATTTCCTCAGCAAGCAAGGTACCACACATAGGAGCTTCTTGAGCTCGTCCATGGTGACCTTTGCAGTCCTGCTTTGCCGACACCTAGAGGATGGCGCTACTTCTTGCTGCTGGTGGACGACACCACTCGCTACTTGTGGGTGAAGCTCTTGGCTGCCAAGAATAATGCACCTGATGCCATAAAATAATTCGAGCAGAAGCAGAAGCTTAGAGTGGATGTAAATTGCGCATGTTCCGCATGGACAATGACGATGATTTTACCAAAACGGAGTTTGCTATCTATTGTGTTGTCTATTGTGCTGATGAAGGCACCCAACGCTACTTCTCCGCACCTTGCACCTTACACGCCGCAACAGAATGGTGTCGTCGAGTGGCGGAACTAGAAGGTGGTGGCAATGGCATGTGCTCTGCTGAAACAGAGGAGCATGCCAGCTGAATTTTGGGGGGAGGCTGTGAGCATTGCTGTCTTGCTTCTCAATTGTGCTCCCACCAAATTCCTTGCTCGAAGACGCCTTACGAGGCGTGGCACGGCCGCAAGCCGGCTGTCCGCTACCTTCGCACCTTTGGGTGCTTAGCATATGTTAAGGAACTGGGGACCTGCGTAAGCTCAATGACCGGAGCTCTCCTACTGTGTTCATTGGCTTTGAGGAAGGTGTGAAAGACCGGCTGCTGGACCCTAATCGGCGTCGGTGTACGCAACGAGCTCGAAGGAGGCGGATGCACGGAGATGAAGGCCGAAGCCCGGCGTGCCGCGGATGTACCGAAGTATCTGTTTGATGAGCGCCTAGTGCACGTCATGAGGTGCATGCATGTGCTGCCAAACCTGCTGCACGGTGTAGCAGATGTCAGAGTGAGATATTATCACACACCGATAATGCTGTGACATTATCAGCGGGCTTGCCGTCGGCGGCAGACAGCTTGGGCTTGGCCTCGGCCGGCGTGGAGGCCGGTCTGCAGCCGTCATGCCCACATGATCAAGTCGTGCCCACGTGATCAAGTAGGTCGATAGCGTACTCCTCCTGATGGAGGAAGAAGCCGGGGGCGTTGCGGCGGCGGACATTGATGTCGAGGACGAAATGCAGAGCGCCGAGGTCCTTGAACTGGAATTTGGCACTCAGCTAGGCGATGACATCATGAAGAAGAGCAGCGTGCGATGCGATGATGACAATATCATCGACGTACAGGAGGAGGTAGGCTACATGATCTCCGTGATGAAGCATGAACAACAACGTGTTTGATGTTGTCGCGCGGAAGCCAAGTATGCCGAGGAACACAACAATGTGATGGCACCATGCGCGCGACGCCTGCTTGAGTCCGTAGAGGGAACGAGATAACACACAGACGTCGTCGGGGTGAGCGGCGTCAGCGAAACCGACCGGTCGGCTGTTGACACATAATACACTCCTGTAGGACCGCGTGAATGGAGGAAGCGAGTGGAGGCCAACTTGACAACGGGGGAGAAAGTCTCCGAGAAGTCCGCGCTGGCGGGCTGAGCGAACCCGCGCACGATCCACCTCGCTTTGTACCTGTTTAGGGAACCATGTCCAGGGAACCATCGGGGTGAAACTTCTGACAGAATACCCACTTTATGGTGACGAGGTTGGCGCCATGGGACCAAGGGACAAGCGTCCAAGTCTGGTTGGCGTGCAAGGTGTCAAGCTCCACCTGCATGGCCGCAGTCCAGTGAGGATCACGCAGGGCAACACGAGCCGAGCGGGGAACCGATGAGATCAAGTCGGAAGCAAAGGTTGGCGTAGCGACGGGGCAGGAAGATCCCACGTTGGTCGTGCGTCACCATGTTGTGCTTCGGGAGAACCGGACGGTGAGGAGGGTAGCGTTGAGGGTAACATACACCATCAACGCTAACAGTCTAACTAACTGAACCTATTCTAGTTGAGAGGATATACATTACCAGAGAATTGGGAGGAGGAAATCAGAAATGCGTGTGAGCAGGTGGTGGAGCAACAACAGTGAAGTGCATCCTTCGCTATGTCGCTAGCACCAGCCACCATGGTCTATGCTATAGGCGGAAGACTGGAGAGACACGGCTGATTTGTTAAAGTGACAGTGACCTCGCCGGTGAGCACGAGTGGCACGGTGTTCTTGGTAGTAATTTGGTGAGCTGGCAGTCACTCAAGTAACGAGTGGTGGCTCTGACCTCCTGTGAGGCAGAGTATGTGGTTGCCACATCTGCCGCAACACAAGGACTTGGCTGGCTTGGCTGCTTGGTGAACTCCATGGGAGAGAAGTCGAGGCAGTCGGGCTAATGGGGGACAACAAGTCCGCCTTGGCGCTGGCCAAGAACCCGGTCTATCATAATGCAGCAAACATATCGACTTACGGTACCATTTCATCGGGGACTGCTTGGTGAATGGGAGTGTCATCAACGACAGCTACATCAACACCACAGACCAACTCGCTGACATTCTAATGAAAACACTAGGGCGGGTGAAATTCCATGAGCTGTGTGCTAGGATTGGGATGGTCCAAATCAATTCAAGTCTGATTTGCAAGGGTGGGGGGGAATTGTTAAGAGCAATCCTTGCAGCAGTCAGTCAATGAGTCGAGTCTTTTCCCTAGGTAGTAAGCTAGTGAGTCAAGCCTGTGTTTTAGGCTACAAGTAAGTGGGTCAAGTCAAGATGTCTTAGGCTGTAAGAAAGCCACTGAGGTGGTTCTGTACTAGTTGCTTTCCCCTATAAATAAGGGGTGAAGCCTAGCTAGCTGCATCCATCGCAGACCAGAAACTGATTCCCAAATCAGAGTCCCTGTGCTCTTGCTAGTTGGTAATAACACACCATGCCACCGCTGCTGCCTGGCGCagtgccgccgccgcaccatcgccACCTTGTCGCCCGCCTGCCGCCGCCCGCCCGCTCTGCCCGCTCTGCCTGCACTGGTCCCCTGCCCCACCGTGCCACCTGTCGCCGGAGCTCCGCTGGTATCTTCCATGCAcatgagagggagagggggagggagggagggagggagggagaggatCTGCTATAGCAGTACACCTATGAAACCCAATAAATTTAGTGGGAGAGCCCTAATAACCGCTTATTGGGGAAAGAGTTTTTGGGTGATctgctggagatgctcttacttGTACTCCATTCAAAATAATGCGTGTTTTTTAAACAAACATTATGTCAAACCATGTATAACCAATGCAGATACCATAAGAACCGTTGAAGGTTATTCTGATATTATCGTTCTGAGACATTTTGAAAGTGGAGCTGCCAGAAGAGCAGCGGCTACTGCAGAAATTCCGGTTATTAATGCAGGTGATGGGCCAGGGCAACATCCTACTCAGGTAATTATTATGTTGCTAACTCTTCCTGCTCCTTTTATTGGGAAGCACCGAAGCAATGTCCACATTCTTAGAATAAGACAGTTCTTCTAACAAGGAATTTGCAACTTTTATTTGAGGGTAGGTGCTATAGTGAATGGTCAGTGAACCATGTGATGGCATTCCCTTTTTTGGTAGTATTAGGTGTTGATCAGATATTGTCAATTCATACTATAGGCTGATTTTGGATCCAGTTTCTGTTTTGCCATGCTTTCTTTGTAGAATTGAGTTGATGAATGATGCTTCATGGTAGGGTGATGATGGCAATTTTGTTGACAGTTCTGCAGCCTTTCTTTAATCGTTAGTATAAATGAGCGATACACTTCTGTGTCTGCCTCTATCACTTGGTTGAGGCTATCCTAGTATTTCCCAATTGGCCATATTATTTGGAAGAATAAAATTATCTATAGTAATGTCGACAAGTCATGGATTATAAACCtttctggaatatgcaatgtgcTGTCCTGTACTTTTGAAGGTTTCTGTGTAAATTGAGCAGAATTTCATTCTGTTGGCATCACCGTACAAATTTCTGCTGTGACAACCCCATCCCCGTTTGTTTCTTTTTATACTGTATTTTTACCAGGATCATTGTTTATAAGGTGGTAAAGAGACCTAAGGCAAGCATCACCTGCTCTGACGCCTAAGCGGCGCCTAAATTGGGCATATTTCTAAGGTGCTGCCAGAGCGCCTTATCACTTAAGCAACGCCTAAGCGTCTAAAGCAGGACGCTTTACAAACAAGGACCAGGATTATGTATTAAAGAGGCTATTCGGCCGCGATAAACTAGAAGTTGATGACCACAATACCCATGTATTCATGTGTTATGATCACGAGAGAGAATAGTTGCTCGTAAATATTGATTTGAGGGGGAAGATAAATTGTGAAAGAAAGAGAGAACATACATTAAACTCGCTTGCACGCCTTATGTACTGAAAGTGTATCTGTACGCCTTCTATATTGAATGGAAGTCAACGGGTTTTCAGCTAATTGTTTGTGCCCATTACCCATTAGTTCGTCCACCACCTCTTTGTCTAATTCATCATGTTGGTAAATATAGTTTGTTTGTGCTCATTGGAATCTACTTTCTGTTGTTACATCATGCTGAAGTACCACTTTTGCATTCTTTGTAGTTGATATGTTCATTCTTTCATTCAGGCTTTGTTGGATGTATATACAATAAAGAGAGAGATTGGTAGGCTAgatggaatcaaacttggtttgGTTGGAGACCTTGCCAATGGGAGAACTGTTCGTTCTCTGGCCTATTTGATCGCTAAGTACCAGAACATTAAGATATACTTCGTATCTCCAGATGTTGTAAAAATGAAGGTACTTTTATCCCCAATAATTAATATTGTCTGGCCTCTTTTCTTTTGAATTCTATTGTAGTCCGATGGAATAAATGGATTGTTGTTTGTATTTCTTCTTGTTCAAAGGATGATATTAAGGAGTACTTAACTTCACAAGGTGTTGAATGGGAAGAAAGTTCAGATTTATTGGATGTGGCATCCAGGTGTGATGTAATTTATCAAACACGCATTCAAAAAGAAAGATTCGGAGAGAGGATCGATCACTATGAGGCAGCTCGTGGGAAATATATTGTGGATAAGAAGGTTTTAGGTGTGCTGCCAAAGCATGCTGTTATCATGCATCCCCTTCCAAGGCTGGATGAGGTCAGCAGTTATCCTTTCACATACATCGCAGAAATGATTGTTTATTATTATGAGTGTCACCTTATGTTGCATCTCAATCCCGTTGTGTCACTGGGGAGTTTTTGATTGTCAAAGGCTTAATCCAATATTTAACGAGTCTTTGAATTGGGGTGCTGAAGTAATCTGTTATGTCTAATTAGTACTCTCTCTGTTCACAAATATgagatgttttggatatttcaatatggactacataggGACTGAAATGActgaacaaacacactaaaacatGTCTATAAACATCCGATTCAGaaaaaagttagaacatcttatatttgtgaacgaAGGTAGTTACCATGTCAAATGATATGGCTTGGTGTAGTATACTGGTCAATTTAGTTATGACCAATCCATTCGGAGCTCGGGAATTGGTTAGCCAAAAGTAGTTCTTGATATTAAGCAAGTAGCAACTTGGATTCCCATGTGACCATAGGTATATTATACACGTATGAGTGAGGGAAATATTCAGAAAGCTGTTAGACCTTTGAACCTGAGCATTGATAGTTGTGGATGACACTAGGAGAGTTGGGACAATTTTCGTTGGTTTATTTCTCACACAATGCCATGCCAACCTGAGGGTTGGGGATACATACTTATAGGCTGCTAGCCAGCCAAGCATATGCTGAGATGTTGCTAAGATGCCAGTCTAAGATGCTAGTCTAAGATGTCAGTCTAAGATGCTATCCTAACTGCCAGTCCTTGATGGTCAGGAACTCTATCCTAACTGCCACAAGGACCATGTGCTGCAGCCCCACAACGACCCTAGTACACAGACTTATCCATCATTCTCCCCCTAAGTCTTGTACGTTGTCTTGTGGGAGAGTTGAATCATCCCGATCCTGGAGCAAAGCTCGAGGAACTTGACCCTCCCAAGAGGCTTGGTGAGCAGGTCTGCGAGCTGGTCCGTGGTGTTGATGTAGCTCGCCTCGATGCTCCCTTCTTCCACACAGCTGCGGATGAAGTGATACCTCAGTCAGATGTGCTTGCTCCGTTCGTGGAACACGGGGTTCTTTGCCAGGGCCATGGCGGACTTGCTGTCCACCAGGAGCTGCACCGTTCTGGTGTCTTGAACGAGAAGCAGTCGAGCGAGCCAGAGCGCCTGAGTGCAGGCGGTGGAGGCCGCCATGTACTCAGCCTCACAGCTGGACAGGGCCACCACCTGCTGCTTGACTAATTGCCAGCTCACAAGACACTTgccgaggaagaagaggatcCCGCTCGTGCTCTTGCTGGTGTCGATGTCGCCGGCGTGGTCGCTGTCGCTGTACCCGACGAAGTGTGCCGCCCCCGGGCACCTAGGGTAGTGGAGGCCGTGGTCGAGGGTCCCTGCTACATAGCGGA
Protein-coding sequences here:
- the LOC125508500 gene encoding aspartate carbamoyltransferase, chloroplastic-like, giving the protein MAAIRVILPHPHLPIPSWRPQLKPSSSYPRRAVAAPASLSPSPLTASLQLGDVIEAQQFDRQALNEIFEVAREMEAVERSSHGFRSRVLEGYLMATLFYEPSTRTRLSFEAAMRRLGGEVLTTENAREFSSAAKGETLEDTIRTVEGYSDIIVLRHFESGAARRAAATAEIPVINAGDGPGQHPTQALLDVYTIKREIGRLDGIKLGLVGDLANGRTVRSLAYLIAKYQNIKIYFVSPDVVKMKDDIKEYLTSQGVEWEESSDLLDVASRCDVIYQTRIQKERFGERIDHYEAARGKYIVDKKVLGVLPKHAVIMHPLPRLDEITVDVDSDPRAAYFRQAKNGLYIRMALLKLLLVGH